In Pantoea cypripedii, the DNA window AGCCCATGCCAGTGGCGCCACCATTAACCTGGCACCCGGCATCACCCTGCAATTAGGCGACCGCGATAATCGTGGTTATTACTGGGACGGCGGTCGCTGGCGCGAACCGCGCTGGTGGAACGATCGTTATCGCTACCATGACCACCGCTGGTGGCGACATGAAGAATGGCGTCGTCATCAGGCCTGGGAGCGTGAACGTGAGCGTCGCCGCCATGAACGCTGGCGTTATGAACATCGTTACGACCATCCTGGTCGTGGACCTGGTCATCATGACCATCGATGATCTGTCGGGGTGCGCTTGATGCGCACCTTTTTTATAACCCCAGCGCCTGTCCGACCAGCAGATAGATATTCAGCGTCACCACCAGCACCACAATCACCCAGCCAATGGTTTGCATCAGACGTGAGTTGACCATCTCCTCACCCATCAGCGCACGATTGCCGGTGAAAAACAGCAGCGGCACCAGCGCCAGTGCGATACCAAAACTCAGCAACACCTGGCTGAGTATCAGAATCCGTGTCGGATCCCAGCCTGCCCAGATAACAATAAAGGAAGGCAGCATAGTAATGGTGCGACGCAGCCACAGCGGGATATGAAAACGGATAAACCCCTGCATCACCACCTGCCCGGCCAGCGTGCCGACCACGGTGGAAGAAAGACCCGCTGCCACCAGACTCAAACCAAATACCGTTGCCGCCGCGTGGCTTAACAGCGGTTGCAGCGTCAGATAGGCCTGATCAAGATCGGCGATACCGCTATGGCCGCTAAAGTGAAAGGCTGCCGCGGCAGTTGCCATCATCGCCAGGTTAACAAATCCGGCGATGGTCATGGCAATAGCCACATCCAGTTTGGTGGAGGAGTAACGCTGTCCTTTGGTGCCCTGATTACCGTATTGGGTCAACGCCGAATGCAGATAAATCACATGCGGCATAATGGTCGCACCCAGCACCCCGGCCGCGAGGAACACCGCATCAGAAGTCGGCAACGATGGCAGCGCCATGCCGGTGATGAGTTCACTGACCTTCGGCTGTGAGAAGAACAACTCGACAATATAAGCCGCCGCGACAAACATCAGCAGGCCGCCAATCACCAGTTCCAGTGGTTTTTGCCCGCGATTTTGCAGCATCAGAATCAGGTAAGTGGCAATGCCTGTCAGCACCGCCCCCTGCAATAGTGAGATACCCAGTAACAGCTTAAAGCCGAGCGCAGCCCCAATAAATTCTGCTAAATCGGTGGCCATGGCGATGATTTCGGCCTGAACCCAGTAGAACCATACTGCCGGACGCGGAAAGCGGTCACGGATGTGTTCCGCGAGATTTTTGCCGGTGGCGATACCCAGCTTGGCCGACATGAGTTGGATCAGCGCAGCCATAATGTTTGCCCAGACCACCACCCACAGCAATTTGTAGCCGTAGGCAGCCCCCGCCTGGATATTGGTGGCAAAGTTACCAGGATCGATATAACCGATGGCCGCGATGAAGGCCGGTCCCAGCAACGCAAGTTTAACCTTTCTGGCTCCGCGAGCGGCGCGCTCTGCGGTGCGGCTTTCTGACATAGTTTTTGACCCTGTCTTAACGCTTGTTTACCCGTACAGATTACGGGGCATTCAAGGCAAGTGAAAAATGGTTATAGTTATCGCTTTAATAGATGATGCTATAAAGTATAGCCTTTGCTATATCTTGCGGTAAAGCCAGGTTTTGCCAAAATTTACACAACAGAATTTAATCTACCCTCGGCTTATTTTATAGACAATCACTTTGTGGTTATTTTTCTTGTAAAGGAGGTGTGAAGAACTTGTGATGGCTGAGACTAATCCGAGAAATATGTCGATACCGAATACTTATAATGTGGTTTAGATCTCGTTTTTAAGTAACGCGTTACATAGAATACGCAGCAAAATACAACCCTCCTCAAATTTGGAGCCGACATGTCCCATATTTTGCACTTTCTTTTAGCATTGGTGGTGGTAGCCGTGCTGGCCTTGCTGGTCAGTCACGATCGTAAAAGCATCCGTATTCGCTATATCGTTCAGCTTCTGGTGATTGAAGTTCTGCTTGCCTGGTTCTTCCTCAACTCTGAAGCGGGCCTCGGCTTCGTAAAAGGGTTTGCTGGCCTGTTTGACCATCTGCTGAAGTACGCAGCAGAAGGCACCAACTTCGTGTTCGGCAACATGAATGAAAAAGGCCTCGCCTTCTTCTTCCTCAATGTTCTGTGCCCGATCGTCTTTATCTCTGCCCTGATCGGTATTTTGCAACACTTTCGTATCCTGCCCTGGGTCATTCGTGGCATCGGTACCGTGCTGTCAAAAATCAATGGCATGGGCAAACTGGAATCCTTTAACGCCGTCAGCTCTCTGATTCTGGGACAGTCAGAAAACTTTATCGCCTATAAGGATATCCTCGGCAAAATGTCACAGCGCCGCATGTACACCATGGCCGCCACCGCGATGTCAACGGTGTCGATGTCGATTGTCGGTGCCTACATGACCATGCTGCAGCCGAAATATGTGGTCGCCGCGCTGGTGCTGAACATGTTCAGTACCTTTATCGTGCTGTCGCTGATCAACCCGTACCGCGTTGATAGTGAAGAAGATCTGCAATTGCAGGACCTGCATAAAGGCCAGAGCTTCTTCGAAATGCTGGGTGAGTACATCCTGGCCGGTTTCCGCGTT includes these proteins:
- a CDS encoding DUF2502 domain-containing protein, yielding MKRGILFAALLATLSPLALHTAHASGATINLAPGITLQLGDRDNRGYYWDGGRWREPRWWNDRYRYHDHRWWRHEEWRRHQAWERERERRRHERWRYEHRYDHPGRGPGHHDHR
- a CDS encoding Nramp family divalent metal transporter; translated protein: MSESRTAERAARGARKVKLALLGPAFIAAIGYIDPGNFATNIQAGAAYGYKLLWVVVWANIMAALIQLMSAKLGIATGKNLAEHIRDRFPRPAVWFYWVQAEIIAMATDLAEFIGAALGFKLLLGISLLQGAVLTGIATYLILMLQNRGQKPLELVIGGLLMFVAAAYIVELFFSQPKVSELITGMALPSLPTSDAVFLAAGVLGATIMPHVIYLHSALTQYGNQGTKGQRYSSTKLDVAIAMTIAGFVNLAMMATAAAAFHFSGHSGIADLDQAYLTLQPLLSHAAATVFGLSLVAAGLSSTVVGTLAGQVVMQGFIRFHIPLWLRRTITMLPSFIVIWAGWDPTRILILSQVLLSFGIALALVPLLFFTGNRALMGEEMVNSRLMQTIGWVIVVLVVTLNIYLLVGQALGL
- a CDS encoding NupC/NupG family nucleoside CNT transporter yields the protein MSHILHFLLALVVVAVLALLVSHDRKSIRIRYIVQLLVIEVLLAWFFLNSEAGLGFVKGFAGLFDHLLKYAAEGTNFVFGNMNEKGLAFFFLNVLCPIVFISALIGILQHFRILPWVIRGIGTVLSKINGMGKLESFNAVSSLILGQSENFIAYKDILGKMSQRRMYTMAATAMSTVSMSIVGAYMTMLQPKYVVAALVLNMFSTFIVLSLINPYRVDSEEDLQLQDLHKGQSFFEMLGEYILAGFRVAIIVAAMLIGFIALISGLNALFDVIFGISFQGVLGYVFYPFAWVMGVPSNEALQVGSIMATKLVSNEFVAMMDLQKIAGQLSPHAEGILSVFLVSFANFSSIGIVAGAIKGLNEEQGNVVSRFGLKLLYGSTLVSVLSAAIAGLVLAF